The sequence GTTCGGCTATTGGCATCCCAACGTCCACTCCATGCTCACTGAAGTTATCTTCTGCATCACCTGCTACTGCACCGTGCTGATCATCGAGTTCGTTCCGCTGATCCTGGAGCAGAAACAGCTCAACCGGAATAAGTTCATCCACTCTCTGGCGCACAACATGCACGTCCATATGGCGCTGTTCGCGGGCATCGGCACATTCCTGTCCACGTTCCACCAGGGTTCTCTTGGCGGCATGTACGGCGTGCTGATTGGACGGCCTTATGCCTTCCGTGATGGCTTCTTTATCTGGCCGTGGACGTTCTTCCTGTTTGTGCTTTCCGCGGTGGCTTCCGGACCTGTCTTTACGGTGCTGGTCTGCACCCTGATGGAAAAGATCACCGGTAAAAAGCTCGTGGAATACAAGGTGAAGGCGCTTATGGGTAAGATCGCTGGATCTATGCTCTGCCTGTATCTCTTCTTTAAATATCTGGACACCTGGGCCTGGGCCACGGATGTTCTGCCGCGCATGGGCTTTACATTTGACCAGATGTTCTATCAGGTGATTTACGGCCAATGGCTGTTCTGGTCCGAGTTGATCGTCTGTGGTTTGGTCCCGGCTGTTTTGTTGATCGTGCCGGCATTCCGCAATCGTCCCTGGCTGCTGTACACCGCGGCATTGCTTGATTGCGCCGGGATTGTGATTAACCGTTACGTGTTCACCGTCCAAACGCTGGCTCTGCCGGTGATGCCCTTTGACAAGTGGTACACCTACGCGCCCAACTGGTCGGAGTATGCCACCAGCCTCATGATCGTGGCCTATGGCATGCTGGTGCTCACGTTGTCCTATCGGTACCTTCCGGTTTTCCCCCAGGAGCGTGAACTCAATTCCTGACGTTGATCCGTCATTGAAATCTACAGACCCGGCCACACTTGTTGGTCGGGTCTGTTTTTTTTTATGGCGCCAGTGCCCTGGAATCGTCCTGCGGGGAGGTTGTTTTGTTTCTTGCGAGGGAGGGTATCCGGGACTTGCCAATTATTCGGAAAACAGAAAGAATCTCCAGCCGTATCGTTTTGATCGTGCGTATCAGGGAGTAAATAAGATGTCGGAGCATGTTGTGCCAAATCAATTCTTGGAAGGGGAATTTGTTGCCCGTGTGGATGAGTGCGGGCCGGATGGAAGGGTTCGGATCAGCAGTCTTGTTAATTATCTTCAGGAAATGGCATGGCGTCATGCAGAAGCATTAGGATATGGGCGTCAGGCCTTGTTGACGACGAATCGGGCATGGGTTTTGACCAGGATGCGGTTGGTCTTGAGTCGTGCGCTCGGTCCCGGAGAGACGCTGCAGGTTCGAACCTGGCCTTCCGGGCGTGATAAATATTTAGCGTACCGTGATTTTGTGGCCTGGAGCGGTGAAGGCGAGGAAGTCTGCCGTTGCACTACGGCTTGGGCTCATATGGATGTTACAAAGCGTAAAATGGTTTCATTGCATGAAACTGCTCCCTTCCCCAAGGATCCGGAACGGAGTTTAACATTTACCACACGTACGATTCCAAAAGTACGAGAAGGGACACATTCCGTGGCCATTATTTCTCGACAAAGTGATCTAGATTTGAACGGACACGTCAACAATGTTCATTTTGTGGAGTGGGGCATGGAGAGCGTCCCGCGTTCTTGGCATGAAACGCACTTTTTTTGCGAAATGGACATCACTTTTCGGCATGAATGTCTGTCGAATGAAGATATCACCAGCTCTTGTGTGCCGGATGAAGCCAAATCCAGCGTCTTGCACGTGGTAAAACGTGACATTGATGGAGTAGAACTGGCCCGAATGCATTCCATTTGGCGGTGATAATGCAGTCAATGAGAATTGAAACTGTCGGGGTGACGAACGTGGTTCGTCACCCTTTTTTTCAGCTGATCAACTGGTGGTATGTCGGAATACGCCAAACAGTATGGCTTTGAATCGTGAGAAATTAAGTGCTGCTTCAGTCTAGGTGAGCGAGAATCATGGCCGTATGGTTCAACGCGATGGTGTATATACTTGTAATCTATTGATATAATATCGATTATATGCAAGTGGGAACTGGGGTAATCCTTCGAGGGTATGGTGGGAATATAGCGTGAACAGCGATTTTATTTGTTAGAAGTCTGAATTGCAGGGAGGACCAATCAATTTTTCCGGTGAAAATTGAAACATAATAGAAAAAAAGAGATCGTCGTCATGGGGGAAAAGCAAAATTAATTTGCAGAAATTTTCATTGATCGGACCAAAAACATCTACGGGAAAGGCAAAACAATTGACCGTTTTTGGAAGACCCGGGCCATTGTTTTTTGAAAAATAAAGACGAAATACACTTCGTTCTGCGTAGGCGCAAAAGGGTAGTATATTGGTATGAGTCTTGACTTTTCAAGGGTTTTCATTAATGTTTCGGACGTAATTTGAACTGTCGGGTCGCTGCCGCTCAGCGAACATTCCGGCGGCGACTTGCTGATAAGGAAATATATCACACGCAGCGTGGAGTTTTTTATGGCAATGATCGAAGTGAACGATTTGCACAAATGGTATGGGGATTTTCACGTCCTTAAAGGCATCAATGAAAGCGTGCAGCAGGGGGAGGTGCTGGTTATCTGTGGACCCAGTGGATCCGGTAAGAGCACATTCATCCGCTGCATCAACCGCCTGGAGGAGTACCAAAAAGGAACCATCCTGTTTGACGGCAAGGACATTCACGATCCTAATGTGAATATCAATACCCTGCGGTCTGAAATCGGCATCGTTTTTCAGCAGTTTAACCTGTACCCACATCTTACGGTGTTGAAAAACGTCACGCTGGCTCCCATTAAAGTGAAAGGCATGGATAAAAAGGCTGCGGACGAGCTTGGATTGCAGCTTTTGAATCGTGTGGGAATTCATGACCAGGCTCATAAGTATCCTGCAGAGCTTTCCGGCGGTCAGCAGCAGCGTGTGGCCATTGCGCGTGGTCTGGC is a genomic window of Paucidesulfovibrio gracilis DSM 16080 containing:
- a CDS encoding acyl-[acyl-carrier-protein] thioesterase, yielding MNSIPDVDPSLKSTDPATLVGRVCFFLWRQCPGIVLRGGCFVSCEGGYPGLANYSENRKNLQPYRFDRAYQGVNKMSEHVVPNQFLEGEFVARVDECGPDGRVRISSLVNYLQEMAWRHAEALGYGRQALLTTNRAWVLTRMRLVLSRALGPGETLQVRTWPSGRDKYLAYRDFVAWSGEGEEVCRCTTAWAHMDVTKRKMVSLHETAPFPKDPERSLTFTTRTIPKVREGTHSVAIISRQSDLDLNGHVNNVHFVEWGMESVPRSWHETHFFCEMDITFRHECLSNEDITSSCVPDEAKSSVLHVVKRDIDGVELARMHSIWR
- a CDS encoding amino acid ABC transporter ATP-binding protein, whose amino-acid sequence is MAMIEVNDLHKWYGDFHVLKGINESVQQGEVLVICGPSGSGKSTFIRCINRLEEYQKGTILFDGKDIHDPNVNINTLRSEIGIVFQQFNLYPHLTVLKNVTLAPIKVKGMDKKAADELGLQLLNRVGIHDQAHKYPAELSGGQQQRVAIARGLAMEPKVMLFDEPTSALDPEMINEVLNVMKDLAREGKTMLCVTHEMGFAREVADRVIFMDYGEVLEQNTPSEFFKNPQHERSKQFLKEIL
- the qrcD gene encoding menaquinone reductase integral membrane subunit QrcD, with amino-acid sequence MDSKLFPEGTTRCSFGQYLLWLGFIGAILLWGVYAAFLILYNGIGVTAMDNYFGFALWITFDLAVIALGAGAFFSGFLKYILKIKQLEKIINLTVIVGFICYSGAMLILTMDIGQPGRAWFGYWHPNVHSMLTEVIFCITCYCTVLIIEFVPLILEQKQLNRNKFIHSLAHNMHVHMALFAGIGTFLSTFHQGSLGGMYGVLIGRPYAFRDGFFIWPWTFFLFVLSAVASGPVFTVLVCTLMEKITGKKLVEYKVKALMGKIAGSMLCLYLFFKYLDTWAWATDVLPRMGFTFDQMFYQVIYGQWLFWSELIVCGLVPAVLLIVPAFRNRPWLLYTAALLDCAGIVINRYVFTVQTLALPVMPFDKWYTYAPNWSEYATSLMIVAYGMLVLTLSYRYLPVFPQERELNS